A segment of the Arachis hypogaea cultivar Tifrunner chromosome 5, arahy.Tifrunner.gnm2.J5K5, whole genome shotgun sequence genome:
GAAGTAAATGCCTCTCTACActaaattcatgaaggagttgctATCTAAAAAAAAGACCTTGAGAAAAGATGAGATAGTGGTAATGACCAACGAGTGTAGTGCAATTATCCAAAAAAATCTACTAAAGAAGATGAAAGATTTAAGGAGCTTCcgaattccatgcaccattggaaaACCCACTTTCGAAAAGGCATTATATGATTTCAGAGCAAACATCAATCTGATGCCCTTATCCATAATGAAGAAGCTAACAAATCAAAGAGGTAAAACAAACAAGAATAGCTCTACAAATGGTGGACAAATTAATGAAATATGCACATGGAGTAGTTGGAAACATCTTGGTCGAGGTGGAAAATTTTTTTCTCCCGGccgattttgtgattcttgacatggAAGAGGATGAGAATACCTTGCTCCAGACTATTCCTAGCCAACGGAAGAGCCCTCATTGATGTAGAAATGGGTGAATTAATGTTAAAGGTGCATGATGAACACTtgacatgttttcaaaatcatgcatcatccaaataaaagaagaattgCACGAGAGTGGAATCATTTGATCCAAACATTAAGGAAACCCCTAAAGAAGCCTCTCGAAAACTCCACCTCCAtgtttgaaaacaaaagaaagttaGCAGTGGTAAAATCGAGTGGTAAAATCGATTGACCTTAATAATTACAACTATGGCAACTATGGTAAGTTAATCTCACTTcgtcaacccctaacatcgaggagtaactcaagcaagcataatttaccttaatccataagtcctagttaacttactaattaacttagtaaaaagctagcgtcaacgGAAATAAGAgccaactaacaacccaagagtTACCACTAAACGTTGGACATTataactctagtatcctaggaactcatttcCCAAGTCAAgatatgaaaatctactcaaaattcataattggcattttcacaaacaccttgtgggcataaaaacaaaacataagaaattgcaaaagataatgaaaactataaccaaactatccacaaaatcaacaatataAACTCAATCAAGCAAGTATAAATCATAAAACATGAAATTCACCAACCAAaacttcaaaaaatcaaaattacatatattaacaaagtaacttgaacaagagaaaaatataacaagagtagtataaattaaaaagggaattaaagagtacttacaatgagataagcaaaattcaagatcaaaacttaaactataaaattctacaatGAAATCTAtgtaaatcctaagagagaatttgAAGAAAGGTATTCTACACTACTCCTAGTTTTAATTATCTATCTAATGTGTGTAATGAGGCATCCTTGATATGAAAATGATGCACCCTTGATATAGCACCCCATGTAGCTTCAAAAACACCAAAAATCACAAGTcacgtgcttcattaatgaagcCACGCTGAGACTTATGCGTacacacagatgtgtgcgtacaTACACTTGCTGATTTCTCTAATTGTGCGCGCACAGGAGTTTGTACGTACGCACACTTGACTGTGtgcttttcctttgttttcttcaagaaatctcccattttgcatgctttcttcctctttttcctaGTCATTCTTGTCtaattgacctgaaatcacttaataaaatatattacggcatcgaatggaattaaaatagaattaaaatgatcaatttaagcacaaaaacgcatattttcatatttaggttcaaatcagaaaaaaatcataaaaatatactattttggtgattaaatgtgagtttatgtgataaaAGTCGTCTAATTAAAGCAAAAATGTgtgctttttctttgttttcttcaagaaatctcccattttgcatgctttcttcctctttttcctaGTCATTCTTGTCtaattgacctgaaatcacttaataaaatatattacggcatcgaatggaattaaaatagaattaaaatgatcaatttaagcacaaaaacgcatattttcatatttaggttcaaatcaaaaaaaaaatcataaaaatatactattttagTGATTAAATATGAGTTTATGTGATAAAAGTCGTCTAATTAAAGCAAAAAATTATCACTAAATATGGACTCTATTAAATATAgactttatatttttaaatcagAATATAAACAAATAGATATTAGAATGAATTCTCTATTAGATATCATCTTAATTTCATGTTTACTAATTTTGACATTAGGGTGACATACGTTTTCTTTTACAAGGAGATATATTGTAAAAGAGGAACTGATTTCATCTATAAATGTTACGTAAAGCATGACAGTTGTCTAAGTTGTCTATTTATGGTTCGATAGGTTTTCTATTAACTTaagttttatttataattttttgttaatacgTTCTTCAAATATTGCTTGTGTGTATGTCTTTTCTAATCACAACAacctcttaataataataataataatataatgctTCCAATTCATAAAAATATACTAGTGTagcaataaaaaaattcaaaatcaaaactttcttGCAGGTTTTTGGTTTGACTCTTGTTGAAGATTGGCAAACGCACCCCAACAACAACGTGACATTATTAGACAATTTGTCAAAAAGATGTAAGATTTTCATTTAATGCTATCAAGATTCATTCCCAGGTCAAGAATTCAATTATGATTTATCGTCACACGCCTCCTTAATTTTATCTCCAcctaaattaatactaaaattagTATTATCTATATTAGTCATAGTAATaagtattttgaatttttttaaattaaagttttgAATTCAGGTATTTGAATGtgattttaatgttttttttctaGAGAGGTTCATACCTTTTTCAAAGAATTTTAATTAGATATAGAATTAAATTAAGTTAGTTGATTTTTCTAATAAGAAAATTCAAATGTCAGTTATTCAATTGAAATATAAAACCAAAATATAATATATGTTCATATtctgttttatcttatttttgccaaaattaattttaactaaattaCTATTTTTAGGAAAATTAAATTACTGACAAATTAAATTTATTGAGGAACAAAATTAATGTCTAGATATTTTTGTTATACAAATATTATCTTTTATAAGTATgaagttaattttatttatttatagataaatttattagcattatatacttttatAAATAGAGCAGTTTAGTTTTTTTAATGGATTTATTGCCAAGAATTCAAATTAGATGAGCAAATAGTTAAATCTTCTCCAACCATGTGTTGCAAGAGACTGTTTTACTTGTTGGTGTGTTAGTGAATGTTTATATCATcacacacacactcacacacatCTCTTCAAAAGGAAAGACATAATTTGACAAATTTGAAAATGGGGAGAGTGGAAAATTGGATAAGACTTGTTGCTGGGGCATATGCTGATGCATTAGCCCTTTGTCGCTTTGTAAAAGATGGATTACTGTTCTAAGCAACAACACCTGAAGCATTGAACTCCACTTTATTATATAATCCACATTACTGTGACCTGGATGGAAAATATATGGGGTACCCTTAATTAGCTTATTGGAAGGGCCTTGGTGCCCttagaataataatatctaattgcATGATTTTTCGTTTTTGAATAATGTTAtttgtatatttaaaattaatagattttttttCTAAGTGTTAATTCATATTAAAGATAAAGATGTATATATGTTATCCTCAATAATAGTTATGGCCTCATCGTTTATGGGACCGTTATACTACGtacatttttcttataatttttatgcggataacaataaaaaaatacattaacgagttataattcaaataatataatttttttattttcacataaaaattttaaatttgaattttatttttaatcttaaaaaaaataaaaaatacactttaattatttttttgtgacaaaattatttttaaattttgttaaaaaacattcttaaataatttaaaaatataataaaaatgtcTGTGATAAAAAAATCTGCCCCATTAGTGAAAAAAGGAGGTGGTTGTACTTGCCAATATCAACATTTCATTTGTCACATAAAAATTTATGTTTGTCATATTAATCTTTTTTGTTAACCTAGAATATCTTAGTATATTATTGtacattttatcacatttttaaatattttaaaaatatttttgttgattataaaatttaaagatatttttatcaacaataaaatttgaatgtatttttatgatttatctttttCGTACCGTAAAACAAGTTTATTAGttaagataaatattttattataaaaaaatcttgAAAACTAACATATTACAGTAAATATTACAGTTAACATttgatattagaaaaaaataaaaaatattcaaaatttaattatagaAAATATCCGAAAATCTAAACTCAGTAAAATTTCATTTTGAGTGGACTTCGTTctaaatttatttgaaattttactGTTGTGTCTGCTGAAATTGATGGCTATAATGTTGATTTTTTAGAGTTAcgatatattatattattctatGTTTTGAAGATTAGAATAAGCTAAATacagaaacaaaattaaactccCGTTTCTTTAATTACTCAAAGGAATAAAGACTGCGTTTGTTTAAGACACGGAATACTAAAATAAGAatatagaaacataaaattttgtttgatatataaataaaatataaataaaaatattatatctaaaaatattaaattaatatattttatatttattttaataaaaaatataaaaatattaataaaaaatataattttttattatttttattaatttttataattatattttttattattatatttttttaaattttttaaataaaaaatataaaaataaattaaatttttataatttattttaatttatcattaaataaaatataaaaatactaatttttatatttttattatttatattttattttttaatatcttatccTATTTTATTATCAAACCACTCACAGCCAAATAGAACAAAAGAAATTTAAGTCTCAACCGAGTAAGGTCGACGCAAATTTTATATTCCAATATCTCTATAATATATCCATCTTATATTAGGTTCTACAGTCTCAGTCTCGTAGAACAGTAATggttataattagtatttgtttttcttcttttatttattgtttcTGGAGTTTCTAGTGGTGGAAaaccttttgttcttttatttattgtttcTGGAGTTTTTAGTGGTGGAAAACCTTTTGATTTCATGTTTTGCTGCTTGTGAATTTCAAGTGTATTAAGAGctcatttgaaaaattttaaaagtatttttttaatgtttgacttatatttatatctaatataatttttaaaattaaataacagttttttaaaaagttatttaaaaatttataaaaaaatttaaaataatttacttctctcataatactactattttttatcatatttttataaaataaatacttttaaaactaaaaaatttaaatacaaaataacttatttattaattatttttaatagaattatttattgtttaagctattttttcaaaaagaatttaattaagcTGTATATCCAAATTAGACCTAAATATATtggtattttaataattttaatggtattaatatatattaattaaaattaatatatattattagttgtgattaaaaattataattaatatatattaaaaaattaatatattttttaataattttaacagtattaatatatattaaagaaaaatataaatagataataGTTTTTGTAAAACAATATGAACAATagtcttaataaaataaaaatattaaattactcATCTAAAtctaatattagaataaccatccacatacctattaaattaaacatccattatttatattgttaaaaaaaatcattatttacCTATATTTCTCGTATATTAATTATGATCCACTACGTACCCTCACTGGCACCTATCACCTCCACCACCAGCATTTGTCGTATATTGGCCCTCACTTAAATTACTCTGTTCAACAACAATGGACACACATCCTTTTGGGTCTATGTGACTATGTCGATATATGTATGTATTGTATGTATGTGTCTATGTATCTTTTCAGAATTATCATGATCCATTATTCTTTTGCTTTTGCACGTGCATATCTTATGTCCATAGTTACATAAAATACAATAGATTCTGATATAGGGACGAATACGCGGTTCGCGACAcaacatatataaaatattttatgtaaaatatatattataatgttCTGGTAGAGAAATAAATTGATATACAATATGCGTGAATTGGTATATACTATTCAGTGAATTTTTATAACTATACTCATGCCTATCATCACTTCTTCTTACCCTCCTTGCATTGCATTGGTCCtgcaaaagacaaaataaaataaagcttctctctctctatctAAAGCTGAGATCAAGTGTTTTGTTTCCCATTAAGCTTTTTGTTATTACTATTTCTTTGCTGTTCATATATTGTCTTTTTTTCCCTATAGTAACTATACTATTTCCATTTTTATTACTGTTGCGAATTTGCGATGACATAGACGCCAATTTTcatttgttaatttttatgatGATAGTAGATAGATAGATAATAGGTACTAATTATATATACTGGTTGGTGATGAATGATGATGTTACTGACCGCATCATATATGTTAGGTACACTTCTTCATCATCTACAtgatcatgatgatcaattaatACGCGGCGAGATGTTAGCCCAATAATAAGTgtttaaaaaaattccaaaaaactaATTACCACATAAATCAAGTCaagttaaatttttgtatttttaatttaaaaattttaaaaattaaaataataaaaatttattttttatttcttataataaactttttatttttcaactagtTACAACTACCCTCCTAACTGATTTTTAGCGAAAccgttttatttttttggttctcTTTCTTCGCATTCATACTCTCTGGGAATGAAACTGTGTATCTTACGAGTTCAGCTAGAGAGAATATGGACTATTTGTATAATATGTACAATGGACTATTGagttgtaaaataaatatttttcatattatctagAATAACTATccgagtactagggataataaatatCTTCCAAAAAACTTTAactgtaacactaataattatatttctaatattccATAAatttctattgtacacattgtacaaatattctattagCTTCTCATATTTTCCCGTATCTTACTCTAGTTTCCCTGCAATACTGAACTCTCTCaaagaaatatttgaaatttttttattagaaattataGATAATTTCATTTGAATATTCGAAATTTCGTAAAGATATCATTCTcttaatattgattatttatatatttattcgaACCTGTAATCAGTgattgaaaaaaagagaaataccGGTTACTAAGGAAAAAAAGAACATGTAGAGCTGTTATTTAATCTTATCTGAACTCACTCGCGTACAGCTCCGTTGGATCAAACTAATAAAACATGGgtcaaaataaagtaaaaaacaaaagataagaagaagatggaaaatAGAGTAATATACGtatgatcaattttatataatatatatagccTCAATTAGTGAACATGGTTCTTGGTTTCCTCATCTCTGAGAATTTTAGTAGTAGTAGTGTTCTTGCAAGgaacatcatcattatcattattatcgtTGTTGTCGTCTTCGTCATCGTCAAAATCGAAACCTCTGACAGCACAACCAAACGAGTTTCCACTTATCTCCGCTATCATTTGGCGGAGATCGGAAGCTTCTTCCTTGAGTCTTGCATTCTCCTGAAGAACTCTATCATGTGACTCAGACATGTTGTTGAGCTTGTCAATAAGGTTGTGATTCTCGCTTCTGAGCCTAACAACCTGAGACCAGAGTTCGTCAAGGTGTTTCTGCTTCCTCATCCTCGACCTCCGAGCCGACTCGCGGTTCGATATCATCCGCCTCTGCTTTCGCTCGTCAATCACGCTGAGCGGAAGCTCGTCGGCTTCGTCGGAGGTCGTTGAGTTGCTGCTGAGGCATGACGAATTATGAGGGACAATAAAGTCATTTCCTAATGCACAAGGGAAGTTATTGTTATTGTAACTGTAGATGGGTATGTTGGTTAAGAGCGTGTTTAGATTATCACGGAAGGTTGGGATTTCACTATGAATCAAGCAACtgaggttattattattattattattatcattattataagGTGGAACAAGAAATTGGTTTTCTGGTGCTAGATACTGGATACCTCTCATATCAATCTCACTAGGAATCATGGCTATAATTGGAATTTACAATAAAAGAAGGTGATACTATTTATGAGAGTTCCCtaaatatgatatgatatgaaagGAGAACTGGGGAAGGTAGTGTAAGATATGGGGGAATTTATAGGAAGATTACGGGCTTGAATTATTGGCTAATTTCAACGAGAATacttatttgtatatatatttaataatttaataataaaacgaTACATTTCGCTTAAggagaaaattatattttattttataattataaaataataaatatttaatcagtacgtatattaaataaattatagaattatattttgtataaatgaataatttaatttttatatagacTTAATTCTAAGAATTTATTTTTGGAcatgaaaaaattatatataacacataaatgagtctaatatttattatatataagttgagtaaaattaatatattggaatattatatatatattttgataaaatttctTCTATATAAGAATTATTTAGAGCAACGAGACACAGTTTCAGGGCTTACATGGGCACAAGTTCAACAACTATTTGGAAGTGCAACTAATATATGCATGTGGCTATGAGTATTCCATGTCATAAAGTTATTGAGTTGTATCTTATTGTATGTGGCTACAGGTAAGACTGTCTGCGATAGATttaatattgttattattgtCTAATCCATGGCACTCTGTTCACGTTTGCCATACGTAGTATGCTGCAATGAAGATTTATGATTTCAATACTGTCTTGTAGCAGCAGCTACCGCCCTCGTCAAGAGAGAAAAAGTAGATGACGCATGGTTCTTTAAAGGATAATAAAAACCAATCAACATGTAATAGCCCAACAAaacatttatatacatatatatataaaatctaatGACgactacttttattaaaatttggtagtatttaattaataaaaaaataactaattttatattattgaataaaatttttaattattaaaaatataatgataattaattaatagttacaaatcataaaatttattgattttcAAGTACTCTCCTATATATATtcaaaattacaaattcaaaatcTAATGTTAACTGGTATtgccttatttttatatttttttttagattaatcgatctttaaattataattataattcaaatgcaAAATGGCAAATCAATTTATAATTTGGTAAGCCACTAGAAATCGTCTATTCATAAAACCTTTTTTGTAAAGGTATAGAGATATTTAGGACAATTTAGAGAGAATTAGTTATACCTTCTTCTAGTTCAAGACAAAGTTATAAATAGTTACAATTAATATAGAGAAATAATTTGGATATTAATTAGTCTTTTTTAAGTTCGTTTGATTTttgtatatgttttttttttatttgtctgatcttatgctatttttttattttggaatttaCCAAAAATTGAATACAAGATTTTTTGGAATAGAGCTCCGatatcatatcataaaattacttattccaaaaaCTTAAACTGATTAAAAAAGGCAATATTGATGATTATATCGCTAACACTATTAAGGCACCACAAATGGATAATATATAGCTAACAGTATCTATCTTAAGCCCTTTAGGCTATGTTTATTTTGAGAAactaatattagaaaaataaataaaataaaaataaaaatattttaattcttatttactttttctatttatacttcttctcATCTCTACTCATATCATTCGACTTCTATCCCTTTCTCATTTTTCAtcttcacttttatttctctcttcttcttctctcttcacaTCTAACTAGAAGCTCTTTGATCCAAGTGGTACAaaaagctttcttcttttctttcttttctttttttcttgtttatgaccatgAATAGGGAGaaagaacccctcttgactcTTGATTCTTaacctgagaagactctaagAAGGCATTTACAGGaaactaaagcacaacactccggaagagacctttcaaaaagttttgaacaagaactGGAGGACATGGCCGAACCTCAAGAGGAGGCAAGAAAgatccttggtgacttcaccatgcctacctctgacttttatggcagaagcatctcTGTACTTGCTATtgaagctaacaattttgagtttaaacctcagttagtctctcttttgcagcagaactgcaaatttcatggtcttccaatggaagatccccATTAGTTTTTAGATGAGTTCTTacaaatttgtgatactgtaaagactaatggagttaatcctgaagtttACAAGCtaatgctctttccctttgctttaagagacagagctaagctatggttggatgcccaaacaagagagagtcttgactcttagaaaaagctggttaatgcttttctggctaaattctttcctcctcaaaggatgagcaagattagaatgaaagttcaaaccttcagacaaagagaaggtgaatccctttatgaagcttggaaaagatacaagcaaatgatcaggagatgtcctcctgacatgctctcagaatagtccatcataggcgtgttctatgatggcctgtctgagatatccaagatttcATTGGATAGCTTTGTAGGTGGAtccctccacttgaagaaaacacctgtagaagcaagagaactcattgagatggttgctaacaaccagttcatgtacacttctaaaagaaacTCTGTAAATCATAGAGcatctcaaaagaaaggagttcttgaggttgatactctgaatgccatcttAGCCCAGAataagatattgactcagcaagtcaatatgattttccAGCATCTGACTAGAATGCAAACTGTAGTTGGCAGTACTCAAGAAGCTTCTTCTGAaacagaagcttatgatcttgatcaacccaccatggaggaggtgaattacatcggagaaccctatggaaacacctatagtcTTTCATGGAAGAATCATCTTAACCTCtcgtggaaggatcaacagaaacctcaacaaggtttcaatcaaggtggtaggaaccagaataggttcaacaatagaCCACCATTTTCAtattctcaagggaatatggagacctctaagcagagcctttctgacttagccattTTAGTCTCCAGCCTCACTAAGACCACCCATAGTTTCATtgatgaaacaaggtcctccataagaaacttggaggtacaagttggtcaattgAGCAAtaggatccctgagactcctcctgacactcttcctagtaacacttaggtgaatccaagagaagagtgcaaggctataACCATGGAGGTAAAGGCCGAATCTGAGGAGAATGggaaggcgttgaacgccagtgaagaagccttcaTTGGCCGTTCAACACCCACAATGGTAGCAagcctggagttaaacgccagtgaggaacccctcactgggcatttaacgcccatcctaacagaaaagctggcgttgaacggcagccagggagcactggctgggcgttcaacgcctaaacACCCAGGCTTCCtggtgaggaacccctcactgggtgttcaacggCCAACCATGCAGCCATTCTGGTGCTAAATGCCAGTGAAGAACCCCtcattgggtgttcaacgcccacacacccagggaagctggcgttgaacaccagcaaggacatccctactgggcgttcaacgcccagaatgctagagaaattggtgtttaacgccagtcaggtggatagcaagggcgttcaacgcccaataagctgacagagctggcgttgaacgccagtgaaagcACACCCTTTAAGTGCTTAAAGCCCACTCAAAAACCCTCTAGCCCAAAACCAAGCAAAACCATAAAGACCATTGAGGTTCCTCTAAATGCACTTCTGCAGTGTATAagttctgatgactattcatcctcagatgaggatgaagacactagggaagagcaaattGCTTgatacctaggagctcttatgaagctaaatgctaagttatttggtactaaccctctggaggaagaacctccgctgcttaccaaagaactccatgctttggttcagcaagatCTACCTCAGAATCTTTCAGATCCTGGAcactttctgattccttgcaccataggcaccatgacttttgataagactctgtgtgacctagggtcaagcattaacctcatgctactctctgtaatgaagaagtTGGAAATACTTGAGATATAAGCTGCacacatctcattagagatgacagacaaaatCATGAAGAGGCCATATGACTTAGTGGAGGATGTCTTGGTTAATGTTGAataccactacatccct
Coding sequences within it:
- the LOC112802736 gene encoding uncharacterized protein, with the protein product MIPSEIDMRGIQYLAPENQFLVPPYNNDNNNNNNNLSCLIHSEIPTFRDNLNTLLTNIPIYSYNNNNFPCALGNDFIVPHNSSCLSSNSTTSDEADELPLSVIDERKQRRMISNRESARRSRMRKQKHLDELWSQVVRLRSENHNLIDKLNNMSESHDRVLQENARLKEEASDLRQMIAEISGNSFGCAVRGFDFDDDEDDNNDNNDNDDVPCKNTTTTKILRDEETKNHVH